The genome window ACCGTGCCCTTATCCAGTCCTTCAAGGTCCGCAACGTCCAGCCCCGGCATCAGTTCGCACAGCTGCGCCACATAACGCTCGTAACGAAGTGTCATAACGAAGTGTCTGGCGTTCCCGCGGCTCAATCCACCCGGGGTCTTCCACATGGACTCCACACGTTTCGCACTGCACCCGCGCTGGACTGAACTCCAGCCAGCACCGCCGACCCCAGACCGGGAAATCCCGCACACGGCGTACCGGAAGATGGTCATACGCAAACAGGTAGCCCTGGCCGCAACCACTGCACCGGTAAAGGGTTCCGGGGCTTCGCACAATAGGTACAACGATTTTCCCCTCGCAGAGGCTCACGTGCTCCTCCATCACTTCCCACCATTGTATACCAAGCATCTCCTTGATAAGCTGTTCTTGAGACATCGGAGGCTCCTCCATGGTTCTGGTTGTTCACCCACCATTGAAGAGATTTCCCTTCGATGTCTCAACTCCAATCACCCACACTTAAGCGGAATGAGCCAGGTTAATGGGAGGGCCTAACGGTTACCGATTGGCGTGATTTGATATCGCATATTTAACAGTTCCTGCGGGTAGATTGCGGCGTCGGTTGTTCTCTCTGTCCAAACAATCGTTGCCGGAAGTGAATGCAGCAAGGCACTGCCAATTCAATAAGCGTGGAGGCATGTATCATGTTTAGAGTGCGCAGGGATCCTATCTGGTTACTTTTTCTAATGGCGCCGCTCTTAGCGGCAGCATGGGTTCTCGACCCCGCTAGCCGCGGCTTCTACATTTGGTGCGTCGTGGGTCTCGGGGTCTTCCTCGTGTTGCGGATCGCATTCTGGCTCTTGAAGAAAGCAAGCGGGACGCCCGTGCCTGATTCAGCAGTCCTCGAACTCCTCGACCGAAGCAAGAACGCGCCGCATAGCGCGGAATGGGTATTGACCAGGTTTCGTCCCGCTGTTCCGCTTGAGGCGGCGCGCGCAAAAGTTGGCTCTGCGGAATACACGGACGAGGACCGGGTTCGTGGTTTCATGATGAAAGCCGAGCTTATAGCTCCATCACGTCCTGACGTGGCGGTTTTCTACTCACCGAATAAAGGTATTCTGTTGGGGAATCCAGAGATGATCCGCAATCTTGAGAAGCAGTATGGCCGCTGGTTGCTCGACACGTGGTACTGCCTCACGGGCGCCATGTCGCGTGTTGGAATGGCCAGTTTGGATTTGGATGGTCCGCAGACGCTCGTCCATGGTCGCCATGTCGAGTTTCGTTAGCGCTAGGTGCCACGCCCCCAACAAGGTATTGAATGCTCCAGAAGGAGAAAAGTCATGCCGGCAGCGCGACTCTATAAATGCAGCAAATGTGCCGTTATCTATAGGGGGCATGAGCTGTTGCCCTCGGCCCGAGCATTTCCAATCAAATTGGAGGGCCCGGTGTGTCCCACACCGCACTGTGCAGGACACAAGTTTATCGGACAGGCCACGGCGTCAGGAGCCGGTCTCATCACGGGATTGCAGGCATTGGTGATTCTTGTTCCGGCATTCCACTGGTTGGGAGGGCAACCTTGGACCAACGCCGGTTTGTTTGCCGTCCTGATAGCCGCAATAGTTGCCATAGTCTCGACATGGTGGCATAGGCCGTCTTCGCGGGCAGAGGATGATATATTCGCAGCACACGAAATGGCCCGAGCGGCTCAGGAGCTTCAGCGTTCGGGCCGTCTTGAAATGGCGGAGTGGCGTTATCGTCGTGCCGCGGAACTGCTGGGGGAAGGAGTTGACCGGAAGTTGGAGGCTTCGATCCTGGGATACTGGGCTAACCTGGAGAAAGAACTGGGAAACACGGCGCACGCACTCACTCTGTATCAAAGGGCGCTGCGGTTGGCCGAAGAACTGGGAGATGTCTCAGGTATCGTGAATCGTCTCAACAACATCGCAGCGCTTCTGGGCGACAATCTCGCGAATCCCACAGATGCAATGCCTTACCTTGAGCGCGCCCTGTCATTGGCGCGAAAGCTTGGAGATAAGGATCGGCTCGTGCTGATACTCGTCCATATGGCGAAACGCGCGCGTGAATTGGACCGTCACGACCAGGCGGGTCACTGCCTTGACGAAGCACAGGGGTTGGCCCGAACCATCAGCCACCCAGCCCGCCTTGCGGATGTCTTGCACGAACGGGCCTGTCTGGCGGCGGCACAGGGAAGGAACGAGGACGCTGTCTCGATTCTCCATGAAGCGTTGTCTTTGCCCGGTCTCGATACCGCGTCGCCGGTTGCGCGACATGCCACGCAACTGCTCCGCGTGGCCGTGGAAGCGATGAGAACCGGCGGGAAGATCCACATTTTGCAGCCGGGCCACGAGCCGCCGGGGAAAAGGGAGATGCGAGGTCTGCCCGACCTGCCTGAGGAGATACAGAATGTGCTCGACCCGGCCATGGAACACATGGAATCTGGAAGGCTCGCATTCGCGGCAAAAGCCTTTCGCGACGCCCTAAATACAGGTTGCGTCCAGCGTAGTCCAGCGGCATGCGCCTTGGCTGCAATGAATTTGGGAGACGTGCTGCGCGAATTGGGCGAGACGAACGAGGCGATTGAAACGTGCCGGGGAGGTCTGGAATGGGAGAAGCAAGTCCATCTTCCAGTAATTCGCCAAGGACTCTTGTTGAACCTGGGACTCGCTCTTCGTACCACAGGAGATTGGGTGGAAAGCCGGGCCGTGTACGAACAGGCGCTCGATCTGGCCGACCCGCAGCTCGACCCAGACAGCCGAGGCCGCCTCTCCCTGGCGTTGGGCGATCTCCTGCGCGACGGCAACGAATTCGACCGTGCGGACCGATGCTATCAACAAGCGGCCGAATGCGCCGAGTCGGCGGGCGACCCGCAATTGCAGGGGGCTGTATTGATTGGCATGGGCAATCTCCAATTCAGGAATGCCCGACGAATCCTGCAGGAACGCGAAACGCGTGACGCGCAGGTTCTAGCCATGGAATTTCTCGAGAAAGCAAAGAGGCATTATGACGACGCCGTGGCATTTGCGAGGCAACATAGGGACCCGAAGTTGGAGGCCTTGGCACTCCGCATGCTCGGCAATGTCTACCGGCGACTACAAATGCCCGAGCAGGCCGTCCAAGCACTCGAGTCGGCGCTTTCGCTAATGTCTTCCGACGCTTCCGCGGTCACGCGCGCCGGCCGCCTGAATGACCTCGCTGTAGCCGAACAACAGTTGGGGCGCTTTGAGGATGCCCGGGAACACTATGCCCAGGCAGTCGAGTATTTCCGGAGGCATGGCGTAATGAGCCCCGATGTTGCCGGATGCATTGAGAACTACGGCGTACTCTTGGTGCGTTTGGGCCGGGTCGACGAGGGGGCCCACCTCATGAGTGAAGCCTCGAGCATGGACAACCGCATGGTGCCGCAGGCTTTCGCTATCGCATCAGAAAGCAACAGGCTCGGCTTTCTCCGGTCCGCGGAATCGCGTCTCGATGACCTGATTAGTCTGGTAGCATGTGGCGGCCCGGCCATCAGCAAAGCAGCCATCGTTGAAGCTTGCGCCGACGCTGTGTTTGCACGCAAGGGGTCTACGCAGGAAGCGCTGATGACTCAGAGGGAGTTCAGCGCAAGCGAAGGCAACGCGGCTGTGGCTGCGACGCAGCTTGAATTGGCGGCTGTCCGCACGAAATTGGCTCGGTTGACCTTTGCGGGCCATGGCATGCGCGCGGATGGCTCTTACTCTGCGGAGGCTTCACGTTTGGCTGAGCAGCGTGAGCTCCTGGAACAGCGCATGGCTCGGCATTTTCCAACCGCCGTTCTGGATAGACGTCTCCAACACGCCTCCTGCAAATCGCTCATGATGCACCTCGACCGCATGAGTGTTTTGATCGAGTATGTACGTTTCAGGCATTTTGCATTTCCCGCCGTTGATCAAGAGGCAATGTGGGGTCCCGAACGTTACGCTGCCTTTGTCCTTTGCGATCAACCGCCGGTGCGAATCATTGATTTGGGGGTGGCAAAGGTCATAGATGAACTTATTATGCAGTTTCGCAGTGCGGTTACAGGACATGCCGAACAGGAGACATCGCGTGACATTGGTTTCAAGTCTTCAACGTTGAACTGCGTTAACGATGTGCGGCAGGCTGGCGAAGCGCTCCGTAAGGCGGTTTTTGATCCATTGCTTCCCGCGATTGGGAACCGAACAAGACTCTTGGTCGCAGTTGACAGCGAACTGACCCGATTGCCTCTTGAGGCCTTGCCGCAGAAGGAAAGGGATGATTTAATCGATCGGTATGATATCAGCTATCTGAGCACGGCCCGCGACCTGCTCCGCCCCGGTCGCGCCGGTAAGGGAACAACATCCGAGCCGGTCGTTGTGGCGGATCCGGATTTCGATCTCCGCGGGGAGGACGCGGCAGAAGTAAATGAGAAGCCGTCTTCCCGCCGGTTTCGGGGTCTATTGCCGGACGACCTGCACTTCGAGCGGCTTCCGGGCAGTCGGGTTGAAGGTGAGGCGATCAGCCGCATGCTTGTTGCGGCAATGCTGACCGGGGATTCCGCGCTGGATGGCCGCGTCAAGCAATTTCGATCTCCCGTGGTGCTCCACTTGGCAACGCACGCCTTCTTTCTGGAATCTATCACCAAGTCTCTAGAAGAGCGTGTTGTGATGACTGAGGATGTGGAGTCGCTTTATGGAGGAGATGGCCAGAGTCGGGATGCAGACGACCGAACAGACCCCATGCTGGGTTCGGGTATATGTCTTGCAGGCGTCAACACTTGGTTGGCAGGGGGCGCGTTGCCCGAAGAGGCCGAGGACGGCGTGCTGACGGCTGTCGATGTGTCCGGCCTAGACCTGCAGAACACGGAGCTTGTAGTGCTCTCGGCATGCGATACCGGCTTGGGGCGGACATATCGTGGCGAAGGCGTATTCGGTCTTCGCCGCGCTTTTGTAACGGCGGGCGCGAAAACGCTTGTCATGAGTCTCTGGAAAGTGGCCGACGAGCAGACAAGCAGTCTCATGCAGCAGTTCTATGAATACCTGCTAGAGGGCAAGGGCCGCGCCGAAGCCTTGAGGGCGGCAAAACTGTCCATTAAGCGGCATTACCCCAGCCCATTCTTCTGGGGAGCCTTTATTTGCCAGGGCGAGACCGGCCCCCTGTCATGGCAGCAACAATCAGACGACGGCAAATCCTGAGGCTCCGGGTAGACCGGGCGTGGTCCGCCCGCATCCTGCATGCAGCGTCAGGCTGGCATACGGGGACCATATGCGCAAGTGTTTGAAATGGAGCGCAGGCCTATGGCCTCTCCAAGTTTTCGGGACTTGGACCTCCGCCGCCAATTTGCCTTTGCCACATGGCAATTCCTATGGTAGGGTGTGCGAACGCGGCGGTTG of Candidatus Hydrogenedentota bacterium contains these proteins:
- a CDS encoding CHAT domain-containing protein, with the protein product MARAAQELQRSGRLEMAEWRYRRAAELLGEGVDRKLEASILGYWANLEKELGNTAHALTLYQRALRLAEELGDVSGIVNRLNNIAALLGDNLANPTDAMPYLERALSLARKLGDKDRLVLILVHMAKRARELDRHDQAGHCLDEAQGLARTISHPARLADVLHERACLAAAQGRNEDAVSILHEALSLPGLDTASPVARHATQLLRVAVEAMRTGGKIHILQPGHEPPGKREMRGLPDLPEEIQNVLDPAMEHMESGRLAFAAKAFRDALNTGCVQRSPAACALAAMNLGDVLRELGETNEAIETCRGGLEWEKQVHLPVIRQGLLLNLGLALRTTGDWVESRAVYEQALDLADPQLDPDSRGRLSLALGDLLRDGNEFDRADRCYQQAAECAESAGDPQLQGAVLIGMGNLQFRNARRILQERETRDAQVLAMEFLEKAKRHYDDAVAFARQHRDPKLEALALRMLGNVYRRLQMPEQAVQALESALSLMSSDASAVTRAGRLNDLAVAEQQLGRFEDAREHYAQAVEYFRRHGVMSPDVAGCIENYGVLLVRLGRVDEGAHLMSEASSMDNRMVPQAFAIASESNRLGFLRSAESRLDDLISLVACGGPAISKAAIVEACADAVFARKGSTQEALMTQREFSASEGNAAVAATQLELAAVRTKLARLTFAGHGMRADGSYSAEASRLAEQRELLEQRMARHFPTAVLDRRLQHASCKSLMMHLDRMSVLIEYVRFRHFAFPAVDQEAMWGPERYAAFVLCDQPPVRIIDLGVAKVIDELIMQFRSAVTGHAEQETSRDIGFKSSTLNCVNDVRQAGEALRKAVFDPLLPAIGNRTRLLVAVDSELTRLPLEALPQKERDDLIDRYDISYLSTARDLLRPGRAGKGTTSEPVVVADPDFDLRGEDAAEVNEKPSSRRFRGLLPDDLHFERLPGSRVEGEAISRMLVAAMLTGDSALDGRVKQFRSPVVLHLATHAFFLESITKSLEERVVMTEDVESLYGGDGQSRDADDRTDPMLGSGICLAGVNTWLAGGALPEEAEDGVLTAVDVSGLDLQNTELVVLSACDTGLGRTYRGEGVFGLRRAFVTAGAKTLVMSLWKVADEQTSSLMQQFYEYLLEGKGRAEALRAAKLSIKRHYPSPFFWGAFICQGETGPLSWQQQSDDGKS